From a region of the Paraburkholderia hospita genome:
- a CDS encoding class I SAM-dependent methyltransferase, whose amino-acid sequence MNNYEFCVQWILDQRRGNNVRVLDYGCGAGRIVKDLRLQGVEAFGCDVFYEGAAYSSLTDLTSTDGIIVKMEGGAIPFESASFDFVINNQVMEHVDNLDNVLAEVRRVLKPGGKVISLFPDKGVWREGHCGVPFLHWFPKGSRPRIYYAAACRAFGLGYHKQDKNVIGWSQEFCEWLDKWTYYRPRREIDATYDKYFCDVVHIEDYWLKLRLGERKKAATYLPAFAQQLVVRKLAGMIFVARKPL is encoded by the coding sequence ATGAACAACTATGAGTTCTGTGTTCAGTGGATTCTCGATCAACGACGCGGAAATAATGTCCGCGTTCTCGATTATGGTTGTGGTGCCGGGCGAATTGTCAAAGACTTGCGACTGCAAGGTGTCGAAGCATTCGGATGCGATGTATTTTACGAAGGCGCAGCTTACTCTTCATTAACTGACCTTACATCGACCGATGGCATCATTGTAAAAATGGAAGGCGGAGCCATCCCATTTGAATCCGCTTCGTTTGACTTTGTCATAAACAATCAGGTTATGGAGCATGTTGATAACCTCGACAATGTCCTGGCTGAAGTACGGCGGGTTCTAAAGCCAGGCGGCAAGGTTATCAGTCTCTTTCCCGATAAGGGAGTATGGCGTGAGGGACACTGTGGAGTCCCTTTTCTTCATTGGTTTCCGAAAGGCAGCCGCCCAAGAATCTACTATGCAGCGGCGTGCAGGGCCTTCGGTCTCGGCTATCACAAGCAGGACAAAAATGTGATTGGATGGAGCCAGGAGTTTTGCGAATGGCTTGATAAGTGGACTTACTACAGACCACGCCGAGAGATTGACGCGACTTACGATAAATACTTCTGTGACGTTGTGCACATCGAAGATTATTGGCTGAAACTACGACTTGGAGAGCGGAAAAAAGCTGCCACTTATTTGCCCGCATTTGCACAACAGCTTGTTGTGAGAAAGCTGGCCGGCATGATTTTCGTCGCTCGCAAGCCGCTCTGA